One genomic window of Conger conger chromosome 9, fConCon1.1, whole genome shotgun sequence includes the following:
- the LOC133136241 gene encoding serine/threonine-protein kinase MAK-like isoform X4 — MNRYTTLKQLGDGTYGSVLMGKSNENGELVAIKRMKRKFYSWEECMNLREVKSLKKLSHANVVKLKEVIRENDHLYFVFEYMKENLYQLMKDRENKMFSENEIRNIMFQVVSGLAFVHKHGFFHRDMKPENLLCMGPELIKIADFGLAREIRSRPPYTDYVSTRWYRAPEVLLRSSVYSSPIDMWAVGCIMAELYTLRPLFPGNSEVDEIFKICQVLGTVKKSDWPEGYQLAAAMNFRFPQCVPTNLKTLIPNASSEAISLMRDMLQWDPQKRPTAAQALRYPYFQVGQVLGPPPQYVGQQKAQVRTVQAPEPKPLPLGKPDQHSQAPKTVAPVPGPGRAHHQPLQQIPLPQDSLQSHGHRQELLASPSPRNNSPPVKPSQSGNENSAVGMKSGRRRWGQTAVKTLDSWDEFDDSDVGVSFSKKPSMGSIKEKALEGHLEPKPLSTYTAVIKLPSIAATTINRTDSETSNSSARQHYLRQSRYLPGVNPKNTSFTGNKEPGRSLWGNPTSLVNKPLGPIGSDLSVSRVNAEDPIPTDKSLVREKALNKVELPKGHFMSSNYNPGGGYVSSFQKKEVGSAGQRIQLAPLGSTSAKYEGWKSKMAKSQIPASSFTMPGRSLLSRAPPIQPVHGRVDWAAKYGGHR, encoded by the exons ATGAACCGCTACACAACCCTGAAGCAGCTGGGTGATGGCACCTACGGCAGCGTGCTTATGGGCAAGAGCAACGAGAATGGCGAACTGGTGGCCATTAAGAG GATGAAGAGGAAGTTTTACTCTTGGGAGGAATGTATGAACCTGAGAGAAGTTAAA TCTCTAAAGAAGCTGAGTCATGCCAATGTTGTGAAATTAAAGGAAGTCATTAGGGAAAATGATCATCTCTACTTCGTCTTTGAGTACATGAAAGAGAATCTGTACCAACTGATGAAAGACAG GGAAAATAAGATGttctctgaaaatgaaatcagaaaCATCATGTTCCAGGTGGTGTCTGGCTTAGCGTTTGTCCACAAGCATG GTTTTTTCCATCGGGACATGAAGCCTGAGAATCTGCTCTGCATGGGTCCGGAGCTCATCAAGATCGCAGACTTCGGATTAGCGCGGGAAATCCGCTCTCGGCCGCCGTACACTGACTACGTGTCCACGAGATG GTATCGGGCTCCGGAGGTGCTGCTGCGCTCCTCAGTGTACAGCTCTCCCATAGACATGTGGGCGGTGGGCTGCATCATGGCCGAGCTCTACACCCTGCGGCCCCTCTTCCCGGGGAACAGCGAGGTGGACGAGATCTTCAAGATCTGCCAGGTCCTGGGGACGGTCAAAAAG AGCGACTGGCCAGAGGGCTACCAGCTGGCCGCGGCCATGAACTTCCGCTTCCCCCAGTGCGTCCCCACCAACCTGAAAACCCTCATCCCCAACGCCAGCAGCGAGGCCATCTCTCTGATGAGAGACATGCTGCAGTGGGACCCGCAGAAACGACCCACCGCTGCCCAG GCCCTGCGGTACCCCTATTTCCAGGTGGGCCAGGTGCTGGGCCCTCCCCCGCAGTACGTGGGGCAGCAGAAGGCCCAGGTGCGGACAGTCCAGGCCCCGGAGCCCAAACCCCTCCCGCTGGGCAAGCCGGATCAGCATTCTCAAGCTCCTAAGACCGTGGCCCCTGTCCCGGGTCCCGGCAGGGCCCACCACCAGCCACTGCAGCAGATCCCCCTGCCCCAGGACAGCCTGCAGTCCCATGGCCACAGGCAGGAGCTGCTTGCCTCTCCCAGTCCCAGAAACAACAGCCCCCCTGTG aaaccGTCTCAGTCGGGGAACGAGAACAGCGCGGTCGGGATGAAGAGTGGCCGGAGACGCTGGGGTCAGACTGCCGTGAAAACGCTCGACAGCTGGGACGAGTTTGACGACTCGGACGTGGGAGTGTCCTTCTCCAAAAAGCCCAGCATGGGCTCCATCAAGGAGAAAGCCCTGGAGGG ACATCTGGAGCCAAAGCCGCTTAGTACCTACACTGCTGTAATCAAATTGCCAAGCATTGCCGCCACCACCATCAACAGGACCGACTCGGAGACCTCCAACTCCTCAGCCAGACAGCATTACCTGCGGCAGTCCAGATACCTGCCAG GAGTAAATCCTAAAAACACATCCTTTACTGGGAACAAGGAGCCAGGGCGAAGTCTATGGGGCAACCCAACCTCTCTAGTGAACAAACCACTGGGGCCCATTGGATCGGATCTGTCCGTCTCTAGAGTTAATGCAG AAGACCCTATACCTACTGATAAATCCCTTGTAAGAGAAAAGGCTCTCAACAAAGTAGAACTGCCCAAAG GACACTTTATGAGCTCGAACTACAACCCAGGTGGAGGTTATGTGTCGTCCTTTCAGAAGAAGGAGGTGGGATCTGCAGGACAGAGGATTCAGCTGGCCCCCCTTGGAAGCACGTCTGCAA AGTATGAAGGGTGGAAAAGCAAGATGGCAAAATCCCAAATCCCTGCATCCAGCTTTACAATGCCAGGAAGGTCTCTTCTGTCCAGAGCGCCCCCAATACAGCCAGTGCATGGAAGAGTGGACTGGGCAGCGAAATATGGGGGGCATCGGTAG
- the LOC133136241 gene encoding serine/threonine-protein kinase MAK-like isoform X5 gives MNRYTTLKQLGDGTYGSVLMGKSNENGELVAIKRMKRKFYSWEECMNLREVKSLKKLSHANVVKLKEVIRENDHLYFVFEYMKENLYQLMKDRENKMFSENEIRNIMFQVVSGLAFVHKHGFFHRDMKPENLLCMGPELIKIADFGLAREIRSRPPYTDYVSTRWYRAPEVLLRSSVYSSPIDMWAVGCIMAELYTLRPLFPGNSEVDEIFKICQVLGTVKKSDWPEGYQLAAAMNFRFPQCVPTNLKTLIPNASSEAISLMRDMLQWDPQKRPTAAQALRYPYFQVGQVLGPPPQYVGQQKAQVRTVQAPEPKPLPLGKPDQHSQAPKTVAPVPGPGRAHHQPLQQIPLPQDSLQSHGHRQELLASPSPRNNSPPVKPSQSGNENSAVGMKSGRRRWGQTAVKTLDSWDEFDDSDVGVSFSKKPSMGSIKEKALEGHLEPKPLSTYTAVIKLPSIAATTINRTDSETSNSSARQHYLRQSRYLPGVNPKNTSFTGNKEPGRSLWGNPTSLVNKPLGPIGSDLSVSRVNAGHFMSSNYNPGGGYVSSFQKKEVGSAGQRIQLAPLGSTSAKYEGWKSKMAKSQIPASSFTMPGRSLLSRAPPIQPVHGRVDWAAKYGGHR, from the exons ATGAACCGCTACACAACCCTGAAGCAGCTGGGTGATGGCACCTACGGCAGCGTGCTTATGGGCAAGAGCAACGAGAATGGCGAACTGGTGGCCATTAAGAG GATGAAGAGGAAGTTTTACTCTTGGGAGGAATGTATGAACCTGAGAGAAGTTAAA TCTCTAAAGAAGCTGAGTCATGCCAATGTTGTGAAATTAAAGGAAGTCATTAGGGAAAATGATCATCTCTACTTCGTCTTTGAGTACATGAAAGAGAATCTGTACCAACTGATGAAAGACAG GGAAAATAAGATGttctctgaaaatgaaatcagaaaCATCATGTTCCAGGTGGTGTCTGGCTTAGCGTTTGTCCACAAGCATG GTTTTTTCCATCGGGACATGAAGCCTGAGAATCTGCTCTGCATGGGTCCGGAGCTCATCAAGATCGCAGACTTCGGATTAGCGCGGGAAATCCGCTCTCGGCCGCCGTACACTGACTACGTGTCCACGAGATG GTATCGGGCTCCGGAGGTGCTGCTGCGCTCCTCAGTGTACAGCTCTCCCATAGACATGTGGGCGGTGGGCTGCATCATGGCCGAGCTCTACACCCTGCGGCCCCTCTTCCCGGGGAACAGCGAGGTGGACGAGATCTTCAAGATCTGCCAGGTCCTGGGGACGGTCAAAAAG AGCGACTGGCCAGAGGGCTACCAGCTGGCCGCGGCCATGAACTTCCGCTTCCCCCAGTGCGTCCCCACCAACCTGAAAACCCTCATCCCCAACGCCAGCAGCGAGGCCATCTCTCTGATGAGAGACATGCTGCAGTGGGACCCGCAGAAACGACCCACCGCTGCCCAG GCCCTGCGGTACCCCTATTTCCAGGTGGGCCAGGTGCTGGGCCCTCCCCCGCAGTACGTGGGGCAGCAGAAGGCCCAGGTGCGGACAGTCCAGGCCCCGGAGCCCAAACCCCTCCCGCTGGGCAAGCCGGATCAGCATTCTCAAGCTCCTAAGACCGTGGCCCCTGTCCCGGGTCCCGGCAGGGCCCACCACCAGCCACTGCAGCAGATCCCCCTGCCCCAGGACAGCCTGCAGTCCCATGGCCACAGGCAGGAGCTGCTTGCCTCTCCCAGTCCCAGAAACAACAGCCCCCCTGTG aaaccGTCTCAGTCGGGGAACGAGAACAGCGCGGTCGGGATGAAGAGTGGCCGGAGACGCTGGGGTCAGACTGCCGTGAAAACGCTCGACAGCTGGGACGAGTTTGACGACTCGGACGTGGGAGTGTCCTTCTCCAAAAAGCCCAGCATGGGCTCCATCAAGGAGAAAGCCCTGGAGGG ACATCTGGAGCCAAAGCCGCTTAGTACCTACACTGCTGTAATCAAATTGCCAAGCATTGCCGCCACCACCATCAACAGGACCGACTCGGAGACCTCCAACTCCTCAGCCAGACAGCATTACCTGCGGCAGTCCAGATACCTGCCAG GAGTAAATCCTAAAAACACATCCTTTACTGGGAACAAGGAGCCAGGGCGAAGTCTATGGGGCAACCCAACCTCTCTAGTGAACAAACCACTGGGGCCCATTGGATCGGATCTGTCCGTCTCTAGAGTTAATGCAG GACACTTTATGAGCTCGAACTACAACCCAGGTGGAGGTTATGTGTCGTCCTTTCAGAAGAAGGAGGTGGGATCTGCAGGACAGAGGATTCAGCTGGCCCCCCTTGGAAGCACGTCTGCAA AGTATGAAGGGTGGAAAAGCAAGATGGCAAAATCCCAAATCCCTGCATCCAGCTTTACAATGCCAGGAAGGTCTCTTCTGTCCAGAGCGCCCCCAATACAGCCAGTGCATGGAAGAGTGGACTGGGCAGCGAAATATGGGGGGCATCGGTAG
- the LOC133136241 gene encoding serine/threonine-protein kinase MAK-like isoform X1, with amino-acid sequence MNRYTTLKQLGDGTYGSVLMGKSNENGELVAIKRMKRKFYSWEECMNLREVKSLKKLSHANVVKLKEVIRENDHLYFVFEYMKENLYQLMKDRENKMFSENEIRNIMFQVVSGLAFVHKHGFFHRDMKPENLLCMGPELIKIADFGLAREIRSRPPYTDYVSTRWYRAPEVLLRSSVYSSPIDMWAVGCIMAELYTLRPLFPGNSEVDEIFKICQVLGTVKKSDWPEGYQLAAAMNFRFPQCVPTNLKTLIPNASSEAISLMRDMLQWDPQKRPTAAQALRYPYFQVGQVLGPPPQYVGQQKAQVRTVQAPEPKPLPLGKPDQHSQAPKTVAPVPGPGRAHHQPLQQIPLPQDSLQSHGHRQELLASPSPRNNSPPVKPSQSGNENSAVGMKSGRRRWGQTAVKTLDSWDEFDDSDVGVSFSKKPSMGSIKEKALEGHLEPKPLSTYTAVIKLPSIAATTINRTDSETSNSSARQHYLRQSRYLPGVNPKNTSFTGNKEPGRSLWGNPTSLVNKPLGPIGSDLSVSRVNAEDPIPTDKSLVREKALNKVELPKGHFMSSNYNPGGGYVSSFQKKEVGSAGQRIQLAPLGSTSAIDLSPTAELKTDKPKPSKLKSTSNTALVETAEEYEGWKSKMAKSQIPASSFTMPGRSLLSRAPPIQPVHGRVDWAAKYGGHR; translated from the exons ATGAACCGCTACACAACCCTGAAGCAGCTGGGTGATGGCACCTACGGCAGCGTGCTTATGGGCAAGAGCAACGAGAATGGCGAACTGGTGGCCATTAAGAG GATGAAGAGGAAGTTTTACTCTTGGGAGGAATGTATGAACCTGAGAGAAGTTAAA TCTCTAAAGAAGCTGAGTCATGCCAATGTTGTGAAATTAAAGGAAGTCATTAGGGAAAATGATCATCTCTACTTCGTCTTTGAGTACATGAAAGAGAATCTGTACCAACTGATGAAAGACAG GGAAAATAAGATGttctctgaaaatgaaatcagaaaCATCATGTTCCAGGTGGTGTCTGGCTTAGCGTTTGTCCACAAGCATG GTTTTTTCCATCGGGACATGAAGCCTGAGAATCTGCTCTGCATGGGTCCGGAGCTCATCAAGATCGCAGACTTCGGATTAGCGCGGGAAATCCGCTCTCGGCCGCCGTACACTGACTACGTGTCCACGAGATG GTATCGGGCTCCGGAGGTGCTGCTGCGCTCCTCAGTGTACAGCTCTCCCATAGACATGTGGGCGGTGGGCTGCATCATGGCCGAGCTCTACACCCTGCGGCCCCTCTTCCCGGGGAACAGCGAGGTGGACGAGATCTTCAAGATCTGCCAGGTCCTGGGGACGGTCAAAAAG AGCGACTGGCCAGAGGGCTACCAGCTGGCCGCGGCCATGAACTTCCGCTTCCCCCAGTGCGTCCCCACCAACCTGAAAACCCTCATCCCCAACGCCAGCAGCGAGGCCATCTCTCTGATGAGAGACATGCTGCAGTGGGACCCGCAGAAACGACCCACCGCTGCCCAG GCCCTGCGGTACCCCTATTTCCAGGTGGGCCAGGTGCTGGGCCCTCCCCCGCAGTACGTGGGGCAGCAGAAGGCCCAGGTGCGGACAGTCCAGGCCCCGGAGCCCAAACCCCTCCCGCTGGGCAAGCCGGATCAGCATTCTCAAGCTCCTAAGACCGTGGCCCCTGTCCCGGGTCCCGGCAGGGCCCACCACCAGCCACTGCAGCAGATCCCCCTGCCCCAGGACAGCCTGCAGTCCCATGGCCACAGGCAGGAGCTGCTTGCCTCTCCCAGTCCCAGAAACAACAGCCCCCCTGTG aaaccGTCTCAGTCGGGGAACGAGAACAGCGCGGTCGGGATGAAGAGTGGCCGGAGACGCTGGGGTCAGACTGCCGTGAAAACGCTCGACAGCTGGGACGAGTTTGACGACTCGGACGTGGGAGTGTCCTTCTCCAAAAAGCCCAGCATGGGCTCCATCAAGGAGAAAGCCCTGGAGGG ACATCTGGAGCCAAAGCCGCTTAGTACCTACACTGCTGTAATCAAATTGCCAAGCATTGCCGCCACCACCATCAACAGGACCGACTCGGAGACCTCCAACTCCTCAGCCAGACAGCATTACCTGCGGCAGTCCAGATACCTGCCAG GAGTAAATCCTAAAAACACATCCTTTACTGGGAACAAGGAGCCAGGGCGAAGTCTATGGGGCAACCCAACCTCTCTAGTGAACAAACCACTGGGGCCCATTGGATCGGATCTGTCCGTCTCTAGAGTTAATGCAG AAGACCCTATACCTACTGATAAATCCCTTGTAAGAGAAAAGGCTCTCAACAAAGTAGAACTGCCCAAAG GACACTTTATGAGCTCGAACTACAACCCAGGTGGAGGTTATGTGTCGTCCTTTCAGAAGAAGGAGGTGGGATCTGCAGGACAGAGGATTCAGCTGGCCCCCCTTGGAAGCACGTCTGCAA TTGACCTTTCTCCcactgctgaacttaaaactgATAAACCGAAACCATCCAAGCTTAAGTCCACTTCCAATACGGCCTTGGTTGAAACAGCTGAAG AGTATGAAGGGTGGAAAAGCAAGATGGCAAAATCCCAAATCCCTGCATCCAGCTTTACAATGCCAGGAAGGTCTCTTCTGTCCAGAGCGCCCCCAATACAGCCAGTGCATGGAAGAGTGGACTGGGCAGCGAAATATGGGGGGCATCGGTAG
- the LOC133136241 gene encoding serine/threonine-protein kinase MAK-like isoform X2: MNRYTTLKQLGDGTYGSVLMGKSNENGELVAIKRMKRKFYSWEECMNLREVKSLKKLSHANVVKLKEVIRENDHLYFVFEYMKENLYQLMKDRNKLFPESVIRNIMYQILQGMSFIHKHGFFHRDMKPENLLCMGPELIKIADFGLAREIRSRPPYTDYVSTRWYRAPEVLLRSSVYSSPIDMWAVGCIMAELYTLRPLFPGNSEVDEIFKICQVLGTVKKSDWPEGYQLAAAMNFRFPQCVPTNLKTLIPNASSEAISLMRDMLQWDPQKRPTAAQALRYPYFQVGQVLGPPPQYVGQQKAQVRTVQAPEPKPLPLGKPDQHSQAPKTVAPVPGPGRAHHQPLQQIPLPQDSLQSHGHRQELLASPSPRNNSPPVKPSQSGNENSAVGMKSGRRRWGQTAVKTLDSWDEFDDSDVGVSFSKKPSMGSIKEKALEGHLEPKPLSTYTAVIKLPSIAATTINRTDSETSNSSARQHYLRQSRYLPGVNPKNTSFTGNKEPGRSLWGNPTSLVNKPLGPIGSDLSVSRVNAEDPIPTDKSLVREKALNKVELPKGHFMSSNYNPGGGYVSSFQKKEVGSAGQRIQLAPLGSTSAIDLSPTAELKTDKPKPSKLKSTSNTALVETAEEYEGWKSKMAKSQIPASSFTMPGRSLLSRAPPIQPVHGRVDWAAKYGGHR; the protein is encoded by the exons ATGAACCGCTACACAACCCTGAAGCAGCTGGGTGATGGCACCTACGGCAGCGTGCTTATGGGCAAGAGCAACGAGAATGGCGAACTGGTGGCCATTAAGAG GATGAAGAGGAAGTTTTACTCTTGGGAGGAATGTATGAACCTGAGAGAAGTTAAA TCTCTAAAGAAGCTGAGTCATGCCAATGTTGTGAAATTAAAGGAAGTCATTAGGGAAAATGATCATCTCTACTTCGTCTTTGAGTACATGAAAGAGAATCTGTACCAACTGATGAAAGACAG AAACAAGCTGTTCCCCGAGTCAGTCATCAGAAACATAATGTATCAGATATTACAGGGGATGTCATTTATTCATAAACATG GTTTTTTCCATCGGGACATGAAGCCTGAGAATCTGCTCTGCATGGGTCCGGAGCTCATCAAGATCGCAGACTTCGGATTAGCGCGGGAAATCCGCTCTCGGCCGCCGTACACTGACTACGTGTCCACGAGATG GTATCGGGCTCCGGAGGTGCTGCTGCGCTCCTCAGTGTACAGCTCTCCCATAGACATGTGGGCGGTGGGCTGCATCATGGCCGAGCTCTACACCCTGCGGCCCCTCTTCCCGGGGAACAGCGAGGTGGACGAGATCTTCAAGATCTGCCAGGTCCTGGGGACGGTCAAAAAG AGCGACTGGCCAGAGGGCTACCAGCTGGCCGCGGCCATGAACTTCCGCTTCCCCCAGTGCGTCCCCACCAACCTGAAAACCCTCATCCCCAACGCCAGCAGCGAGGCCATCTCTCTGATGAGAGACATGCTGCAGTGGGACCCGCAGAAACGACCCACCGCTGCCCAG GCCCTGCGGTACCCCTATTTCCAGGTGGGCCAGGTGCTGGGCCCTCCCCCGCAGTACGTGGGGCAGCAGAAGGCCCAGGTGCGGACAGTCCAGGCCCCGGAGCCCAAACCCCTCCCGCTGGGCAAGCCGGATCAGCATTCTCAAGCTCCTAAGACCGTGGCCCCTGTCCCGGGTCCCGGCAGGGCCCACCACCAGCCACTGCAGCAGATCCCCCTGCCCCAGGACAGCCTGCAGTCCCATGGCCACAGGCAGGAGCTGCTTGCCTCTCCCAGTCCCAGAAACAACAGCCCCCCTGTG aaaccGTCTCAGTCGGGGAACGAGAACAGCGCGGTCGGGATGAAGAGTGGCCGGAGACGCTGGGGTCAGACTGCCGTGAAAACGCTCGACAGCTGGGACGAGTTTGACGACTCGGACGTGGGAGTGTCCTTCTCCAAAAAGCCCAGCATGGGCTCCATCAAGGAGAAAGCCCTGGAGGG ACATCTGGAGCCAAAGCCGCTTAGTACCTACACTGCTGTAATCAAATTGCCAAGCATTGCCGCCACCACCATCAACAGGACCGACTCGGAGACCTCCAACTCCTCAGCCAGACAGCATTACCTGCGGCAGTCCAGATACCTGCCAG GAGTAAATCCTAAAAACACATCCTTTACTGGGAACAAGGAGCCAGGGCGAAGTCTATGGGGCAACCCAACCTCTCTAGTGAACAAACCACTGGGGCCCATTGGATCGGATCTGTCCGTCTCTAGAGTTAATGCAG AAGACCCTATACCTACTGATAAATCCCTTGTAAGAGAAAAGGCTCTCAACAAAGTAGAACTGCCCAAAG GACACTTTATGAGCTCGAACTACAACCCAGGTGGAGGTTATGTGTCGTCCTTTCAGAAGAAGGAGGTGGGATCTGCAGGACAGAGGATTCAGCTGGCCCCCCTTGGAAGCACGTCTGCAA TTGACCTTTCTCCcactgctgaacttaaaactgATAAACCGAAACCATCCAAGCTTAAGTCCACTTCCAATACGGCCTTGGTTGAAACAGCTGAAG AGTATGAAGGGTGGAAAAGCAAGATGGCAAAATCCCAAATCCCTGCATCCAGCTTTACAATGCCAGGAAGGTCTCTTCTGTCCAGAGCGCCCCCAATACAGCCAGTGCATGGAAGAGTGGACTGGGCAGCGAAATATGGGGGGCATCGGTAG
- the LOC133136241 gene encoding serine/threonine-protein kinase MAK-like isoform X6: MKPENLLCMGPELIKIADFGLAREIRSRPPYTDYVSTRWYRAPEVLLRSSVYSSPIDMWAVGCIMAELYTLRPLFPGNSEVDEIFKICQVLGTVKKSDWPEGYQLAAAMNFRFPQCVPTNLKTLIPNASSEAISLMRDMLQWDPQKRPTAAQALRYPYFQVGQVLGPPPQYVGQQKAQVRTVQAPEPKPLPLGKPDQHSQAPKTVAPVPGPGRAHHQPLQQIPLPQDSLQSHGHRQELLASPSPRNNSPPVKPSQSGNENSAVGMKSGRRRWGQTAVKTLDSWDEFDDSDVGVSFSKKPSMGSIKEKALEGHLEPKPLSTYTAVIKLPSIAATTINRTDSETSNSSARQHYLRQSRYLPGVNPKNTSFTGNKEPGRSLWGNPTSLVNKPLGPIGSDLSVSRVNAEDPIPTDKSLVREKALNKVELPKGHFMSSNYNPGGGYVSSFQKKEVGSAGQRIQLAPLGSTSAIDLSPTAELKTDKPKPSKLKSTSNTALVETAEEYEGWKSKMAKSQIPASSFTMPGRSLLSRAPPIQPVHGRVDWAAKYGGHR; encoded by the exons ATGAAGCCTGAGAATCTGCTCTGCATGGGTCCGGAGCTCATCAAGATCGCAGACTTCGGATTAGCGCGGGAAATCCGCTCTCGGCCGCCGTACACTGACTACGTGTCCACGAGATG GTATCGGGCTCCGGAGGTGCTGCTGCGCTCCTCAGTGTACAGCTCTCCCATAGACATGTGGGCGGTGGGCTGCATCATGGCCGAGCTCTACACCCTGCGGCCCCTCTTCCCGGGGAACAGCGAGGTGGACGAGATCTTCAAGATCTGCCAGGTCCTGGGGACGGTCAAAAAG AGCGACTGGCCAGAGGGCTACCAGCTGGCCGCGGCCATGAACTTCCGCTTCCCCCAGTGCGTCCCCACCAACCTGAAAACCCTCATCCCCAACGCCAGCAGCGAGGCCATCTCTCTGATGAGAGACATGCTGCAGTGGGACCCGCAGAAACGACCCACCGCTGCCCAG GCCCTGCGGTACCCCTATTTCCAGGTGGGCCAGGTGCTGGGCCCTCCCCCGCAGTACGTGGGGCAGCAGAAGGCCCAGGTGCGGACAGTCCAGGCCCCGGAGCCCAAACCCCTCCCGCTGGGCAAGCCGGATCAGCATTCTCAAGCTCCTAAGACCGTGGCCCCTGTCCCGGGTCCCGGCAGGGCCCACCACCAGCCACTGCAGCAGATCCCCCTGCCCCAGGACAGCCTGCAGTCCCATGGCCACAGGCAGGAGCTGCTTGCCTCTCCCAGTCCCAGAAACAACAGCCCCCCTGTG aaaccGTCTCAGTCGGGGAACGAGAACAGCGCGGTCGGGATGAAGAGTGGCCGGAGACGCTGGGGTCAGACTGCCGTGAAAACGCTCGACAGCTGGGACGAGTTTGACGACTCGGACGTGGGAGTGTCCTTCTCCAAAAAGCCCAGCATGGGCTCCATCAAGGAGAAAGCCCTGGAGGG ACATCTGGAGCCAAAGCCGCTTAGTACCTACACTGCTGTAATCAAATTGCCAAGCATTGCCGCCACCACCATCAACAGGACCGACTCGGAGACCTCCAACTCCTCAGCCAGACAGCATTACCTGCGGCAGTCCAGATACCTGCCAG GAGTAAATCCTAAAAACACATCCTTTACTGGGAACAAGGAGCCAGGGCGAAGTCTATGGGGCAACCCAACCTCTCTAGTGAACAAACCACTGGGGCCCATTGGATCGGATCTGTCCGTCTCTAGAGTTAATGCAG AAGACCCTATACCTACTGATAAATCCCTTGTAAGAGAAAAGGCTCTCAACAAAGTAGAACTGCCCAAAG GACACTTTATGAGCTCGAACTACAACCCAGGTGGAGGTTATGTGTCGTCCTTTCAGAAGAAGGAGGTGGGATCTGCAGGACAGAGGATTCAGCTGGCCCCCCTTGGAAGCACGTCTGCAA TTGACCTTTCTCCcactgctgaacttaaaactgATAAACCGAAACCATCCAAGCTTAAGTCCACTTCCAATACGGCCTTGGTTGAAACAGCTGAAG AGTATGAAGGGTGGAAAAGCAAGATGGCAAAATCCCAAATCCCTGCATCCAGCTTTACAATGCCAGGAAGGTCTCTTCTGTCCAGAGCGCCCCCAATACAGCCAGTGCATGGAAGAGTGGACTGGGCAGCGAAATATGGGGGGCATCGGTAG